A window of the Armatimonadota bacterium genome harbors these coding sequences:
- a CDS encoding MazG nucleotide pyrophosphohydrolase domain-containing protein, producing MQLREFQRRIALIYGERDRRRGADGTFRWLVEEVGELARALRDGSPASLREEIADVLAWTTSLATLCGVDIEQAASRYADACPKCGQTPCACPAEASP from the coding sequence GTGCAGCTGCGGGAGTTTCAACGGCGGATTGCCCTCATCTACGGCGAGCGGGACCGCCGCCGCGGTGCGGACGGGACCTTCCGCTGGCTGGTGGAGGAGGTGGGCGAACTGGCCCGCGCCCTGCGCGACGGCTCCCCCGCCTCGCTGCGGGAGGAGATCGCCGACGTGCTGGCCTGGACCACCAGCCTGGCGACGCTGTGCGGGGTGGACATCGAGCAGGCTGCCTCGCGGTACGCGGACGCCTGCCCGAAGTGCGGCCAGACGCCGTGCGCGTGCCCCGCCGAGGCGTCCCCGTAG
- a CDS encoding sigma-70 family RNA polymerase sigma factor: MRRPTPPAPGTTPDDVAAFEALVARYGQKIYALAYRMAGNEADARDLAQEALIRVWRHLGSVDPAAALEGWLYRIVANLFIDMLRRRPPVRMDSLDAPVTTRGGGDVVREVADPRANPEAAVLDRGLDADVQAALMALSPELRAVVVLCDVEGYSYEEIAGMLQVPVGTVKSRLHRARRTLADRLRHRLEASP, from the coding sequence GTGCGCCGACCGACGCCGCCTGCGCCCGGCACCACCCCGGACGACGTCGCTGCCTTCGAGGCCCTGGTGGCCCGCTACGGCCAGAAGATCTACGCGCTGGCCTACCGCATGGCGGGCAACGAGGCGGACGCCCGCGATCTGGCCCAGGAGGCGCTGATCCGGGTGTGGCGGCACCTGGGGTCGGTGGATCCCGCCGCCGCCCTGGAGGGGTGGCTGTACCGGATCGTCGCCAACCTCTTCATCGACATGCTGCGGCGACGCCCGCCGGTGCGGATGGACTCCCTGGACGCGCCCGTGACCACCCGCGGGGGAGGGGATGTGGTGCGGGAGGTGGCCGATCCGCGGGCCAATCCGGAGGCCGCCGTGCTGGACCGCGGGCTGGACGCCGACGTGCAGGCGGCCCTGATGGCCCTGTCCCCGGAGCTGCGGGCGGTGGTGGTGCTCTGTGATGTGGAAGGGTACTCGTACGAGGAGATTGCGGGAATGTTGCAGGTTCCCGTGGGGACGGTGAAGTCCAGGCTGCACCGCGCCCGCCGGACCCTGGCCGACCGCCTGCGCCACCGCCTGGAGGCGTCGCCGTGA
- a CDS encoding arginine decarboxylase, pyruvoyl-dependent, which translates to MWVRPQAVSVVAGRGEGLTELTAFDRALMDAGIANMNFLRVSSILPAGVTVIPVPRFPPGILAPAVYARRTSHTPGERIAAAVGLGFSRDSYGVIMEFQHSGTAENAEAVVRRMVEEAMAVRDLPVDDIRVASAEHVVQRIGCVVAAVVFWPSANGLTP; encoded by the coding sequence ATGTGGGTCCGGCCCCAGGCCGTCTCGGTCGTCGCCGGACGGGGCGAAGGGCTGACGGAGCTGACCGCGTTTGACCGGGCGCTGATGGACGCCGGCATCGCCAACATGAACTTCCTGCGGGTCTCCAGCATCCTGCCGGCGGGGGTGACGGTGATCCCGGTCCCCCGGTTTCCTCCGGGCATCCTCGCCCCGGCGGTGTACGCCCGGCGCACCAGCCACACGCCCGGGGAGCGCATCGCCGCCGCCGTCGGACTGGGGTTTTCCCGGGACAGCTACGGGGTCATCATGGAGTTCCAGCACAGCGGGACCGCCGAAAACGCCGAGGCCGTGGTGCGGCGCATGGTGGAAGAAGCCATGGCCGTCCGGGACCTGCCGGTGGACGACATCCGGGTGGCCTCCGCCGAGCACGTGGTGCAGCGCATCGGGTGTGTCGTGGCCGCGGTGGTGTTCTGGCCGTCGGCGAACGGCCTCACCCCGTGA
- the leuS gene encoding leucine--tRNA ligase has translation MDRYDPTRIEAKWQARWEADRLYEAKDFDPRPKFYFLTMFPYPSGDLHIGHWYAMAPSDAGARFRRMQGYNVMFPIGFDAFGLPAENAAIQHGIHPYRWTMDNIARMRVQLRSMGAMWDWSREIITCDPEYYRWNQWFFLKMYERGLAYRALAPVDWCPQDNTTLAREQVVGEERVCERCGTPVVKKTLEQWFLRITAYAEELLDFSGIDWPERVRVLQENWIGRSRGVEFDLPVQGHPGVSFRVFTTRPDTVYGMTFAVLAPEHPLVDVLTTPDRRAEVEAYKYKAARESDIERLSTERERDGVFIGAYAINPMNGEPVPIFIADYVLLTYGTGAIQGVPAHDQRDFEFARRYGLPIRVVVAPPGWTGAPLPEAYLDEGTMVNSGPFDGLPSREGWERIAEYMEQRGIGRRAVHYRLHDWLISRQRYWGTPIPIIYCGHCGTVPVPERDLPVLLPMDAQFLPTGESPLKYHEGFRRTRCPRCGREAERETDTMDTFVDSSWYQYRYVSPHYREGPFDPRAGAYWLPVDQYTGGVEHAVMHLLYTRFWTKVMRDLGLVAFGEPMLRLFNQGVILGEDGEKMSKSRGNVVNPDDFVRAVGADTVRAYLMFIGPWEGGGPWNSRGIDGVHRFLHRVWNLVVGTEGNAGTREPGKGDAEPGSRTADSDLAQLRHWTHRTIKKVTEDLEGFHFNTALAALMEFTNYLYRVRSRHAGTPAWREAIRALVLMLAPMTPHIAEELWERLGEPYSVHTQSWPAYDPELARAATITLVLQVDGKVRDRVEVPADLTEAQARELALSNEKVRRFLDGREVADVIVVPGRLVNVVTR, from the coding sequence ATGGACCGCTACGACCCGACCCGCATTGAAGCCAAGTGGCAGGCCCGCTGGGAGGCCGATCGCCTGTACGAGGCGAAGGACTTCGACCCCCGCCCCAAGTTCTACTTCCTGACCATGTTCCCGTACCCGTCGGGGGACCTGCACATCGGACACTGGTACGCCATGGCGCCCAGCGACGCGGGAGCGCGCTTCCGGCGCATGCAGGGGTACAATGTGATGTTCCCCATCGGCTTCGACGCCTTCGGCCTGCCCGCCGAGAACGCCGCCATCCAGCACGGGATCCACCCCTACCGCTGGACGATGGACAACATCGCCCGCATGCGCGTCCAGCTGCGATCCATGGGCGCCATGTGGGACTGGTCCCGGGAGATCATCACCTGCGATCCGGAGTACTACCGGTGGAACCAGTGGTTCTTCCTGAAGATGTACGAGCGCGGGCTGGCCTACCGGGCCCTGGCGCCGGTGGACTGGTGTCCCCAGGACAACACCACCCTGGCCCGGGAGCAGGTGGTGGGCGAGGAGCGCGTGTGCGAGCGGTGCGGGACGCCGGTGGTCAAGAAGACCCTGGAGCAGTGGTTCCTGCGGATCACCGCCTACGCCGAAGAGCTGCTGGACTTTTCGGGGATCGACTGGCCCGAGCGGGTGCGGGTCCTGCAGGAGAACTGGATCGGCCGCAGCCGGGGCGTGGAGTTCGACCTGCCGGTACAGGGACACCCGGGAGTGTCGTTCCGGGTGTTCACCACGCGGCCCGACACGGTGTACGGCATGACCTTCGCGGTCCTGGCGCCCGAACACCCGCTGGTGGACGTGCTGACGACCCCCGATCGCCGGGCGGAGGTGGAGGCGTACAAGTACAAGGCGGCCCGGGAGTCGGACATCGAGCGGCTGTCCACCGAGCGGGAGAGGGACGGCGTCTTCATCGGGGCGTACGCCATCAACCCGATGAACGGGGAGCCGGTCCCCATCTTCATCGCCGACTACGTGCTGCTGACCTACGGCACCGGCGCCATCCAGGGGGTGCCCGCCCACGACCAGCGGGACTTCGAATTCGCCCGGCGCTACGGTCTGCCCATCCGGGTCGTGGTGGCTCCTCCCGGGTGGACCGGCGCGCCCCTGCCGGAGGCCTACCTGGACGAGGGGACGATGGTGAACTCGGGGCCGTTTGACGGCCTGCCCTCCCGGGAGGGGTGGGAGCGGATCGCCGAGTACATGGAGCAGCGGGGCATCGGCCGCCGGGCCGTGCACTACCGCCTGCACGACTGGCTGATCAGCCGGCAGCGGTACTGGGGTACGCCCATTCCCATCATCTACTGCGGTCACTGCGGGACCGTGCCGGTCCCCGAACGCGACCTGCCGGTGCTGCTGCCCATGGATGCCCAGTTCCTGCCCACGGGCGAGTCCCCCCTGAAGTACCATGAGGGGTTCCGGCGGACCCGCTGCCCCCGGTGCGGGCGGGAGGCCGAGCGGGAGACGGACACCATGGACACCTTCGTGGACTCCTCGTGGTACCAGTACCGCTACGTGAGCCCCCACTACCGGGAGGGCCCGTTCGACCCGCGGGCGGGGGCCTACTGGCTGCCCGTGGACCAGTACACCGGCGGCGTGGAGCACGCCGTCATGCACCTGCTGTACACGCGCTTTTGGACCAAGGTCATGCGCGACCTGGGGCTGGTCGCCTTCGGCGAGCCGATGCTGCGCCTGTTCAACCAGGGCGTGATCCTGGGCGAAGACGGGGAGAAGATGAGCAAGTCCCGGGGCAACGTGGTGAACCCCGACGACTTCGTGCGCGCCGTGGGCGCCGACACGGTGCGGGCGTACCTGATGTTCATCGGTCCCTGGGAGGGCGGCGGTCCCTGGAACAGCCGCGGCATCGACGGCGTGCACCGGTTCCTGCACCGGGTGTGGAACCTGGTGGTCGGCACCGAGGGGAACGCGGGGACGCGCGAACCGGGGAAGGGGGACGCGGAGCCCGGATCCCGGACTGCGGACTCGGACCTGGCGCAGCTGCGCCACTGGACCCACCGGACCATCAAGAAGGTGACCGAGGACCTGGAGGGCTTCCACTTCAACACGGCCCTGGCCGCCCTCATGGAGTTTACCAACTACCTGTACCGGGTCCGGTCCCGCCACGCGGGAACGCCCGCCTGGCGGGAGGCGATCCGCGCCCTGGTCCTGATGCTGGCCCCCATGACGCCCCACATCGCCGAAGAACTGTGGGAGCGGTTGGGCGAGCCCTACAGCGTCCACACCCAGTCCTGGCCGGCCTACGATCCCGAGCTGGCGCGGGCCGCAACCATCACCCTGGTCCTGCAGGTGGACGGGAAGGTCCGGGACCGGGTGGAGGTGCCCGCCGACCTCACCGAGGCCCAGGCCCGGGAGCTGGCCCTGAGCAACGAGAAGGTCCGCCGCTTCCTGGACGGACGGGAGGTGGCCGACGTCATCGTCGTTCCCGGCCGGCTGGTGAACGTCGTGACCCGCTGA
- a CDS encoding branched-chain amino acid transaminase, with protein sequence MVWCDGRLVPTEQATVSVLAHALHYGSSVFEGIRAYRTPRGPAVFCLGPHLARLRDSCRIFRMELPYTAEQLEDAVVQTVRASGFDSCYIRPIVFRGAGSFSLDPRRSPLHVAVIVVEWGRYLGADAIEQGVDVMVSSWRRLAPGTGTPMGKIGGQYVTSQFITMEAADLGYAEGIALDSAGFVSEGSGENIFVVKDGVVYTPPLTSAILPGVTRGVVMTLCADLGIPVREAPLLRDFLYVADEIFFTGTAAEITPVRSVDRIPVGAGRGPVTRRLQEEFFGITDGRVPDRHGWLTYVQAARPAAEAR encoded by the coding sequence ATGGTGTGGTGTGACGGACGCCTGGTGCCCACCGAGCAGGCGACGGTGTCGGTCCTGGCCCACGCGCTGCACTACGGCAGCAGCGTCTTTGAGGGCATCCGGGCCTACCGCACCCCGCGGGGTCCGGCGGTCTTCTGCCTGGGGCCGCACCTGGCGCGGCTGCGGGACAGCTGCCGCATCTTCCGCATGGAGCTGCCGTACACCGCCGAGCAGCTGGAGGACGCCGTGGTCCAGACGGTGCGGGCCAGCGGGTTCGACTCCTGTTACATCCGGCCCATCGTCTTCCGGGGGGCGGGCTCGTTCAGCCTGGACCCGCGCCGGTCGCCCCTGCACGTGGCCGTCATCGTGGTGGAGTGGGGCCGGTACCTGGGCGCCGACGCCATCGAGCAGGGCGTGGACGTGATGGTCAGCTCCTGGAGGCGCCTCGCGCCCGGCACGGGGACGCCCATGGGGAAGATCGGCGGCCAGTACGTCACCTCCCAGTTCATCACCATGGAGGCGGCCGACCTGGGGTATGCCGAGGGGATCGCCCTGGACAGCGCCGGATTCGTCAGCGAGGGCAGCGGGGAGAACATCTTCGTGGTGAAGGACGGGGTGGTGTACACGCCGCCGCTGACCAGCGCGATCCTGCCCGGGGTCACCCGGGGAGTGGTGATGACCTTGTGCGCCGACCTGGGCATTCCGGTGCGGGAGGCGCCCCTGCTGCGGGACTTCCTGTACGTGGCCGATGAGATCTTCTTCACCGGCACCGCGGCGGAAATCACCCCCGTCCGCTCGGTGGACCGCATTCCCGTCGGCGCCGGGCGCGGGCCCGTGACCCGGCGGTTGCAGGAGGAGTTTTTCGGCATCACCGACGGCCGCGTGCCCGACCGGCACGGCTGGCTGACATACGTCCAGGCCGCCCGCCCGGCGGCGGAGGCGCGGTGA
- the speB gene encoding agmatinase, with amino-acid sequence MTFLASRPHPAPAAVIVGVPYDATASFRAGARAGPAAIRWASQSIETYSPILDADLEQVAVADAGDVEVDGLEPPRMVEVVAGHIRSLDPAVLPVILGGEHTITLGVVSALVRRHPDLAVVQVDAHTDLRDTYEGQRVGHATVMRRVVEIVGAGSVVQLGVRAGTRDEWELARALAHSGPTLDVPPRVWADLSRRPVYVSVDIDAVDPADAPGTGNPEPEGIPARDLLRFVRRLGGLAVVGLDLVEVSPAYDPSGRTAVLAATVLREAILALRGPAGLQVR; translated from the coding sequence GTGACCTTCCTGGCCTCCCGCCCCCACCCCGCGCCCGCCGCCGTCATCGTGGGCGTGCCCTACGACGCCACCGCCTCATTCCGCGCCGGCGCCCGGGCCGGCCCGGCGGCCATCCGATGGGCATCCCAGAGCATCGAGACGTACAGCCCCATCCTGGATGCCGACCTGGAGCAGGTGGCCGTCGCCGACGCGGGAGACGTGGAGGTGGACGGGCTGGAGCCGCCGCGGATGGTGGAGGTGGTGGCCGGGCACATCAGATCGCTGGACCCCGCCGTCCTCCCGGTCATCCTGGGAGGGGAGCACACGATCACCCTGGGGGTGGTCTCGGCCCTGGTCCGCCGCCACCCGGACCTGGCGGTGGTGCAGGTGGACGCCCACACCGACCTGCGGGACACCTACGAGGGACAGCGGGTGGGCCACGCCACGGTGATGCGCCGGGTCGTGGAGATCGTCGGCGCCGGCTCGGTGGTCCAGCTGGGGGTGCGGGCGGGGACGCGGGACGAGTGGGAGCTGGCGCGCGCGCTGGCCCACAGCGGGCCGACGCTGGACGTGCCCCCGCGGGTGTGGGCAGACCTCTCTCGCCGCCCCGTGTATGTCTCGGTGGACATCGACGCCGTCGATCCCGCCGACGCCCCTGGCACGGGCAATCCGGAGCCCGAGGGGATTCCGGCCCGGGACCTGCTGCGCTTTGTCCGCCGGCTGGGCGGGCTGGCGGTGGTGGGGCTGGACCTGGTGGAGGTCTCGCCGGCCTACGACCCGTCCGGCCGCACGGCGGTCCTGGCCGCGACCGTCCTCCGGGAGGCGATCCTGGCCCTGCGGGGTCCTGCAGGGTTGCAGGTCCGATGA
- a CDS encoding ComEA family DNA-binding protein, whose product MRWSRPEQLVTLGALAAALVAAGALAAVRRPAPPVRLIEPAPADAVVVQVDGEVVRPGLYRLAAGSRVADAVQAAGGMLPGADTQALNLARLLRDGDRVTVPPRASLDPTGPGAPVNINTADAARLETLPGIGPILARRIVEYRNRHGPFQRLEDLLQVQGIGPRLLERLRPLVTVP is encoded by the coding sequence GTGAGGTGGAGCCGCCCGGAACAGCTGGTGACGCTGGGGGCGCTGGCGGCCGCCCTGGTGGCCGCCGGGGCGCTGGCGGCGGTGCGCCGCCCGGCCCCGCCCGTCCGCCTGATCGAGCCGGCGCCGGCGGACGCGGTGGTTGTGCAGGTGGACGGGGAGGTCGTCCGGCCGGGCCTGTACCGCCTGGCCGCGGGCTCGCGGGTGGCGGATGCCGTCCAGGCCGCCGGGGGAATGCTGCCGGGCGCCGACACCCAGGCTCTCAACCTGGCGCGGCTGCTGCGGGACGGTGACCGCGTGACGGTTCCCCCCCGCGCGTCGCTGGACCCGACCGGCCCGGGGGCCCCGGTCAACATCAACACCGCCGACGCCGCCCGCCTGGAGACCCTCCCGGGCATCGGCCCGATCCTGGCCCGCCGGATCGTGGAGTACCGCAACCGCCACGGACCGTTCCAGCGCCTGGAGGACCTGCTCCAGGTACAGGGCATCGGCCCCCGGCTGCTGGAGCGCCTGCGGCCGCTGGTGACCGTCCCGTGA
- a CDS encoding dipeptidase, whose product MGVRPAPDPRVLHREAVVVDLHNDFLLDAHSGRRDVTRRTTAGHSDFPRLREGGVDVQVCALFVHPRDADRGYQIVAALLDTARRLVAARPDLVGMATSVEQIEALVAAGRLALVLAVENASALGGDPDRVDALFSRGVRMMSLTWNASNGLADGALESRHGGLTPLGRRVLERMQAVGMVVDVSHLSERSFWDVLEATRGPVVATHSNAAGLVPHPRNLTDAQLRAIAGRGGVIGVNFYPAFTGGASLDRVLDHLEYLIHVAGPDHVALGSDFDGFSDAVAGLEDVTCLPRLTAALLERGHAPEVVRNVLGQNALRVFRQVWGR is encoded by the coding sequence ATGGGCGTCCGGCCTGCGCCTGATCCCCGGGTCCTCCACCGCGAGGCCGTCGTGGTGGACCTGCACAACGACTTCCTGCTGGATGCCCACAGCGGTCGGCGGGACGTCACCCGCAGGACGACGGCCGGCCATTCGGACTTTCCGCGGCTGCGGGAGGGAGGCGTGGACGTGCAGGTCTGCGCCCTGTTCGTGCATCCCCGCGACGCCGACCGCGGCTACCAGATCGTCGCGGCGCTTCTGGACACCGCCCGGAGGCTGGTGGCCGCCCGGCCGGACCTGGTCGGCATGGCCACCTCGGTCGAGCAGATCGAAGCGCTGGTCGCCGCCGGTCGGCTGGCGCTGGTCCTGGCGGTGGAGAACGCCTCCGCGCTGGGGGGAGACCCCGACCGGGTGGACGCCCTCTTCAGCCGGGGGGTGCGGATGATGAGCCTGACCTGGAACGCCAGCAACGGGCTGGCCGACGGCGCTCTGGAGTCGCGGCACGGCGGCCTGACGCCCCTGGGCCGCCGGGTCCTGGAGCGCATGCAGGCGGTGGGGATGGTGGTGGACGTCTCCCACCTCTCCGAGCGCAGCTTCTGGGACGTCCTGGAGGCGACCCGGGGGCCGGTGGTGGCGACCCACTCCAACGCCGCGGGGCTGGTTCCCCACCCGCGCAACCTCACCGACGCGCAGCTGCGGGCCATCGCGGGGCGCGGAGGCGTGATCGGCGTGAACTTCTACCCGGCCTTCACCGGCGGGGCGTCCCTGGACCGCGTGCTCGACCATCTGGAGTACCTGATCCACGTGGCGGGCCCTGACCACGTGGCCCTGGGGTCGGATTTCGACGGCTTCAGCGACGCCGTGGCCGGTCTGGAGGACGTCACCTGCCTGCCCCGGCTGACCGCCGCCCTGCTCGAGCGCGGCCACGCTCCGGAGGTGGTCCGCAACGTCCTCGGCCAGAACGCCCTGCGGGTGTTCCGCCAGGTGTGGGGACGGTAG
- a CDS encoding sigma-E factor regulatory protein RseB domain-containing protein, which produces MRKIAGAMAATLAGAVLAAASAASPLPSADRVLEAMLAAPGVIDYEGTKVMTAVRGPRAETVTVLEAYKRLGRLRLEFLSPDGLAGRLVVDDGAVAWQYEPAHHLVIQNPSFARPAFSPSVADIRRASLVAVLGREEVIGRPAIVVALEPREGGASRRYWVDEATGVVLRTEERDVAGQVVFTSFFTRIGFGLNVPTALFRFTPPAGARILPLYVSGDPVASPDALARQAGLSRAVPAALPWGYRFRAGSVARRGALTLASAVYSDGARALTVFLAPAARWPVPQVGAPHPVAGRMGRIVDVGYFRVLLWQAGATTAAVAGSLPADALAVVAEALAP; this is translated from the coding sequence ATGAGGAAGATCGCCGGGGCAATGGCTGCGACGCTGGCGGGGGCGGTCCTCGCTGCCGCATCCGCGGCCTCCCCGCTCCCGTCGGCGGACCGGGTACTGGAGGCCATGCTGGCCGCCCCCGGCGTGATCGACTACGAGGGCACCAAGGTGATGACCGCCGTGCGCGGGCCGCGGGCCGAGACGGTGACCGTGCTGGAGGCGTACAAGCGGCTGGGCCGGCTGCGGCTGGAGTTCCTTTCCCCCGACGGGCTGGCGGGACGCCTGGTGGTCGACGACGGCGCCGTGGCCTGGCAGTATGAACCCGCCCACCACCTGGTCATCCAGAACCCGTCCTTCGCGCGCCCGGCCTTCTCGCCATCCGTGGCGGACATCCGGCGGGCGTCCCTGGTGGCGGTCTTGGGTCGGGAGGAGGTCATCGGCCGGCCCGCGATCGTGGTGGCCCTGGAGCCCCGGGAGGGGGGAGCCAGCCGACGGTACTGGGTGGACGAGGCCACCGGGGTCGTCCTGCGCACCGAGGAGCGCGATGTTGCCGGCCAAGTGGTCTTCACCAGCTTCTTCACCCGCATCGGCTTCGGCCTGAACGTCCCCACGGCGCTGTTCCGGTTCACGCCGCCGGCCGGAGCGCGGATCCTCCCCCTGTACGTGTCCGGGGACCCGGTCGCCAGTCCGGACGCCCTGGCGCGCCAGGCGGGACTCTCCCGCGCCGTCCCGGCCGCGTTGCCGTGGGGCTACCGGTTCCGGGCCGGGTCGGTGGCGCGGCGGGGGGCTCTGACCCTCGCCTCCGCCGTCTATTCGGACGGCGCGCGGGCGCTGACCGTGTTCCTGGCGCCCGCGGCGCGGTGGCCGGTGCCGCAGGTGGGCGCCCCACACCCGGTCGCCGGCCGGATGGGGCGGATCGTGGACGTGGGGTACTTCCGGGTCCTCCTGTGGCAGGCCGGCGCCACCACCGCGGCCGTGGCAGGCAGCCTGCCCGCAGACGCCCTCGCGGTGGTGGCGGAAGCGCTGGCGCCCTGA
- the speE gene encoding polyamine aminopropyltransferase, with protein sequence MEWLVDLVGPGVAQAVQITDVLCAVRSPYQRILIASSPLFGRMLILDDAVQTTERDEHTYHEMLAHLPLVTHPSPRRVLIIGGGDGGTLKEVLKHPVEHVTLVEIDAVVVEMCRRHLPSIGGEAFSDPRAEVVIDDGVNYVARAGGSFDVILVDAPDPKGPGLALFSPQFYAGCARLLTPQGILVAQSGSLLYQRPVTDMVRRHLREVFPVVGTYWVPVPSYPGVLWTFTYGSRRPDPRAVPPDVIAGRLAGVSTRLYSPAVHAAALSLPALTD encoded by the coding sequence ATGGAGTGGCTGGTGGACCTGGTCGGGCCCGGCGTGGCTCAAGCCGTACAGATCACCGACGTCCTGTGCGCGGTGCGTTCCCCCTACCAGAGGATCCTGATCGCGTCCAGCCCTCTGTTCGGCCGCATGCTGATCCTGGATGACGCCGTGCAGACCACCGAGCGGGACGAGCACACCTACCACGAGATGCTGGCCCACCTCCCGCTGGTCACCCACCCGTCTCCCCGCCGGGTCCTCATCATCGGGGGCGGCGACGGGGGCACCCTAAAAGAGGTCCTCAAGCACCCGGTGGAGCACGTCACCCTGGTGGAGATCGACGCCGTGGTGGTCGAGATGTGCCGGCGCCACCTGCCGTCCATCGGCGGGGAGGCGTTCAGCGATCCGCGGGCGGAGGTGGTCATCGACGACGGGGTGAACTACGTCGCCCGGGCCGGCGGGTCGTTTGACGTCATTCTGGTGGACGCTCCCGACCCCAAGGGGCCGGGGCTGGCCCTGTTTTCCCCCCAGTTCTACGCCGGCTGCGCCCGCCTGCTGACCCCCCAGGGAATCCTGGTGGCCCAGAGCGGGTCGCTGCTGTACCAGCGGCCTGTCACCGACATGGTCCGCCGGCACCTGCGGGAGGTGTTCCCGGTGGTGGGCACCTACTGGGTCCCGGTCCCGTCCTATCCCGGGGTGCTGTGGACGTTCACCTATGGCAGCCGGCGGCCCGACCCCCGCGCCGTCCCGCCCGATGTGATCGCCGGCCGTCTGGCGGGGGTGTCCACGCGCCTGTACTCTCCCGCCGTCCACGCCGCCGCGCTGTCCCTGCCGGCCCTGACCGACTGA
- a CDS encoding anti-sigma factor, with protein MTHSRLVRQLSAYLDRELPPDDEQEVREHLAGCDACQEELRRLQAVRAILRRLPEPRAPADLAAVWGRRGRAGRRWPATARIALAAVAAAVIVLLALPAVRGRLDRLRAAGAGVDVVVREHALAAASDPFADRAYLGLLISDASAALAGAGRGEDERR; from the coding sequence GTGACCCACTCCCGGCTGGTCCGCCAGCTGTCGGCCTACCTGGACCGCGAGCTTCCTCCGGACGACGAGCAGGAGGTCCGGGAGCACCTCGCCGGGTGCGATGCCTGCCAGGAGGAGCTCCGACGCCTGCAGGCCGTGCGGGCGATCCTCCGCCGGTTGCCCGAACCCCGGGCACCCGCGGACCTGGCGGCGGTGTGGGGACGGCGCGGCCGCGCCGGACGCCGGTGGCCCGCCACGGCGCGCATCGCGCTGGCGGCGGTCGCGGCGGCGGTGATCGTGCTGCTGGCCCTGCCCGCGGTGCGCGGTCGGCTCGACCGCCTGCGCGCCGCCGGGGCCGGCGTGGACGTGGTGGTGCGGGAGCACGCGCTGGCGGCGGCCTCCGACCCGTTTGCCGACCGGGCGTACCTGGGGCTGCTGATCAGCGATGCGAGCGCGGCTCTGGCGGGCGCGGGGCGCGGGGAGGACGAGCGCCGATGA